The Doryrhamphus excisus isolate RoL2022-K1 chromosome 22, RoL_Dexc_1.0, whole genome shotgun sequence genome segment tacacatatatatatatatatacagatgtAACATATAGTACACTACAAGTGTAAACATTGCCATGTACGGCGTGTCCCACCTAAAAGAGGTGTGAGGGCTGGTGGCCGGCGTGGTCTGCTTCGACGAGGACGTCACGGTGCCACCGAGGGCGTCGCCGACGGAGCGGTCGTCCGGTGTGTTGGCGCCGCTGTCCTGCGGGGTGGGCTGCTTGCTGATGGACTCCATACGAGAGCTGAggtgaagagtttttttttcgtGAGGAAATCACCACTGTCGCTTTGGATAAATTTTAACCGCTACCTGGATAGAGAGTGATTCCCCAACTGGAACATGTGAGGATTGTACTGAGCCAAGATGGTGACGGTGTCGCACTGCTGACCGATCACCAAGCGCGCCTGCTGTTCGTTTGCATTGCGCAAGTTTATCCCATTAAACTGGACgcaaaaagacacatttgtcAGATACataagtgacaaaaaaacacaagtgggACCGGGGGCTATACCTCTAGGAGCTGGTCTCCGTACTCCAAATGAGCTTGGTAGGCGATGCTTCCCGCCGTCACTTTGGATACGAAAACGCCGCCGTTCTCACCGCTCACGATGGAGATCCCCAGCGGTTCCGCGCCTTTCTGCACCGTCACATTACGTGGCTCCTCCAGATAAGGTCTCAGATAAGGAAAAGAACAGATTTACTTCAAAAGACAGCAGTAAGTTGGTATTGAGTTCTGGAGCAGCTAGCCttcgagatcttccagacttTGCACCTCTCCCTGCAATATTTCCACCCAAACTGTCCCGCCTTTTGTCGACCtcactgcgctgtgattggtcacgcaGACTATGCACACACAGCTTGtgcctgggcatgcccatatacaGAAGTCCGGGTTGCACTGACGTCAGTGGATGctttcagggctcaattccaaatCTTATTATTTGATGAGTTGGCATTAtttaacacaacaatacaacattgtaacaatgttgtaagaaacaaacaaaagaggaaaaccatcataggtcccctttaactggggaaaaaattaaaattctaCGCATTTGgttcaatatttttaataataataataataataataataggcgggcggcacggtggtctaggggttagcgcgtagacctcacagctaggagaccagggttcaatcccaccctcgggcatctctgtgtggagtttgcatgttgtccctgtgcatgcgtgggttttctccgggtactccggtttcctcccacattccaaaaacatgctaggttaattagccactccaaattgtaccataggtatgaatgtgagtgtgaatggttgtttgtctatatgtgccctgtgattggctggcgaccagtctagggtgtaccccgccttacgcccgaagacagctgggataggctccagcaccccccgcgacccttgtgaggaaaagcggtagaaaatgaatgaatgaatgaataataataataggcagtATTCTGGTGTCTGGTGACTTACAAAGGCGAGTTGTCTTTAACTAGTATTAATAAAagttcatgaatgaataaaaatgttggaCTTTGGAGGCTCTTCTGTAGTAAATACAGGTCAGCTTAATGTGTTTTAACCAATTATCAAGGCAGCCAATACGTAAACGTAATTAAATGTAGCGTTCAGTCGTCCATGTTTTTCGTTAATGACATCACAGCCTCCAAATGTTATATTTCCGACTTCTGAGCAGCCTTGATCGCAATGTAATTCTGTTTCCAAAACAGTAAACATGCATGGCTAGTCCTGGCGGTGTCAAAACACGCCAATCCTACGGAACGTGCAAGTCAAAGCCACGCTAAAGTGCAACcggtgtgcatttttttttttttttttgcagcgcaACAAACCTCAAGCACCGTAAAGAGAGGAACTTAGGTCTCGCTGCCTGCCGACGCCTGACACAGGTGTTAGAAACGAATCTGGCAGGAAGACGAAGTGAGAgagaaagggggtggggggtggggggggggagacagaTTGCTGGTTTTAATAAGCAGCAGAGAGGAAAATTGAAGAGAAACGAATTAATCACAAAAGAAGAGGCACTTCATCAAAACAGACAAAGGTGTAGAGGAAGAGAGAAATGGCTGCTAAACGACCCAGATGAGTGGCAggtggggacggggggggggcgccCATCCATACCCATCCTTACCCATCCTTCCGGCCGTCACCAACTGGAGCAGGACTGACGGATATCCTGAGCTGGGTGGAGATGGAGTTTGTGGATTGGCTGCTGGCGAAGGAGGACGTATCCAGGGTGGCGGGGGATTTGGGTGGTGTCGTCGGGGAGCTGCACTCGGAAAGACAGCGGGAGCCTGGAGGTGGGGGGTTTGGTAgtggtttagtttattttaataaagttcCATtgtacatcattcattcattcattcattttctaccgcttttcctcacgagggtcgcggggggtgctggagcctatcccagctgtcttcgggcgtaaggcggggtacaccctggactggtcgccagccaatcacagggcacatatagacaaacaaccattcacactcacattcatacctatggacaatttggagtcgccagttaacctagcatgtttttggaatgtgggaggaaaccggagtacccggagaaaacccacgcatgcacggggagaacatgcaaactccacacagagatgcccgagggtgggattgaaccctggtctcctagctgtgaggtctcatTGTACATCAAGATGTCCAAAAATAACTTATTGTGAGGTCGGAACTAGGAATTTGATGTCAGTCCCGGTTCCAATCGATGCTCGAGACTTGATGCCCAACCTTAGTAAACACATTCAGTACCTAGGTCAGATCCAGTGGAGCCCGGGTAACAAATTGGCGTAATCTTGATGCGCTCGGCCTTGAACTGCAACGCACTCAGGGagcctaattttttttttttttttaaacacagaaaTTAGCAATTACTGAAAAatggaacagaaaaaaaatgtcattttagcgtCTATTATATATACCCAGTCTGGAGGGGAGGGAGTGTGTGTTGTGCGGCGCCTGGCTGGAGTTGCTCTCGCCAGCATCCCCAGTCAGCTTGTAGTTGAGGTCCACACTGTGCCGACCTTGATGCTGAGGACTAAAAGCGGAGTGAGGTTAGAGCGCTGTTGCATTTACCTTCTGTAGAAAcgattaaaaattaattcagcGTAAATATGATGAATCGGGGTTAGAAAGTACACACCTCGCATGTGAATACATGTGCTTATTCGAGGTGGGCGATGGGGGACAGTTGCTGGTCTCGTGGCTCCAGGTGGTGTAGACCGGGTTCCTTATCACAGCCGTCTTGGCCGAGCATGGAGTTAAACCTCGCTGTGCTGCATCTTTAAAGGAGCAAGCCAAAACAAATGAGTATAATATACAGTTCCATTGAAAAGTGTGGGGATAGTTTGACATGATATTGGatgacaaagtgtctccaaTATTTTGTCGGGTACTGGAAAAAAAAGCGGGAGACGTCCTGGTGACTTACGTGCCACGACGCTGTTGTAGCTGGGTGGCGCAAAGTGCATGCTGTACCGATTGTTTCTCATCGGGGAGAAGCGTAGCAGGTCCATCGGCTCTGGCGAGTGCTCGTCATTCGAGAAACTTTGAACCTGtacgaaagaaaaaaaagtcaaatgcacACTGATAGAAGTTACTCACAGctaaacataattaaaataacaGATGGGCAACAGAATACTAAATAAACtattacaaaaaacattaactatatttattttaaattaatttttatatttgtatttaatttttatttgaaattagtattttacagtattttttaaattgtatttaatttgcatttatttattttattattattaataatattaattattataattaataatattattattattattattatttattgagctgtattcaatttaataaattaatatccagtattatttttatattttattgtatttaatttttatttgaaattagtattttacagtattttttaaattttatttactttgtatttatttattttattattattattaataataattattattataattcataatgatattattattatttattgagctgtattcaatttaataaattaatatccagtattatttttataatattttattgtatttaatttttatttgaaattagtattttacagtattttttaaattttatttaatttgcatttatttattttattattattaataatattaattgttataattaataatgatattattattattatttattgagcTGTGttcaatttaataaattaatatccagtattatttttataatattttattgtattatttaatttttatttgaaattagtattttacagtattttttaaattttatttaatttgcatttatttattttattattaataataataataattattattataattcataatgatattattattattattatttattgagctgtattcaatttaataaattaatatccagtattatttttataatattttattgtattatttaatttttatttgaaattagtattttacagtattttttaaatgttatttaatttgcatttattttaattattattattataattaataatgatattattattattattattatcattatttattgagctgtattcaatttaataaatgaatatccAGTAGCAATATTAAACATACATTAGATATATTATGatttaatatgaaatatttaagaatatttgattaattatactgtatgtgtatgtttggcTGTGGATTCTATCCTCGTACCTGCATTGGAACGGGAATGTGTAAAGGAGTCACATTCCGTCCCCGTGCCGGAGCAGATTTCGGCCGGTACCTCCTCTTTTCGGGCTCCCTGTGTTGAGGCCTGTCCTCCTCCATTTGCATCTTGCCTTCTCTTTGAGGAGGAGCGACGTAATAGAGCGTCTGCCCGGCTTCTCCCTCCATGACCGGACTGCTTCCTCTTGTCGGAGATTCCCGGAGAGTGGACTCGGACACAGAGCTGTTCTGCTGGGAATGTTTGAAACGAAACGAGTCGCTCCTGGCCGGCGGGGTGGGCGGAGCTTGTGTAGATTCCACTAATGAGCCCTGCGGTGAGTGTTTCGATAGTTGGGATAGTGACATGTAGTCCAGTTTCGGGGGCCCATCCGGCCTCCTGAAGGTGTTCGTGTCAAAGATGGACTTCCTTTGTTTGGTTCTCTTGTAGATGGAGAGCTGTGCACACTCCGGCATGGACGCTCCGGCAATGACTTTGGGCCACGTGCCTCCGCCAGCCTTCCCCGAAGGAGGAGCACAGCCAGGGAGAACAGGAGTGAAGGAGAAGGGGCAATGGTGGGAGTTCTGCCTCCTGTAGCACAACTCCGCCAGGGGTTCAGAGGGACTGCGGGAGTGCAGGGAATCTTCGGAGAAGGGTTTGTGCTGGCGAACGCAGCCACCGCCGTCGTCGTCGTCCGGGTTGCTCGGGTGGCGGCACGCTTCCTCACAGGTGCAGCCGTCGGTCTGCGTGGAGCAGTTGTGCTTGGAGCACGCGTGCTTGGAGTTGTGGCAGTTTCTGGCGTGCACATCGCAGGGCTGGAGACGGGGGGCCGAGTCCCTCGCGCTTTCAAACAAACTCTGGCCTGAGCAACTCTGCGGCAGGAACTGTCAAGAATTTGAGGAAAAGTcagagatcttctatatgacaggagtgctcagctgttttttttaaggaactactgcaaaaacaatcaTAGATCATCTATGTGACAAAGGATGCTGATGTTTTAAGGAAGTACTGCAAAAGATCCCGTGTAAGACAAGAGCGTTCTGCTGCAGAAATTACCCATCAAAGACTACAAAACAGGGGCAATATTCTGTTTTTAGGGAACTacttcaaaaacacaagtcaaagttCTATCGGCATGGACACTCTGCTTGTTTTAAAGTTgtgaaaaaacacaagtcaaagatcttgtATGTGACAGAAATGCAAAAACACCAGCGTAAGACCTGTCCTTAAGACAGGTACTACTGGAACTACTACAGGaagtactacaaaaaaaaagagttgaagggaacctattatgctttttcattttttctgacctataaatgttgttagaatgttgtattctcgtgctaaacgatgccaaatgtcatttccttatatgggcgtgcccgggtactagctgtacaagctgagtggcaccaatcacagcggagggTGTGTACCCAAAGATGGCCGTGgtgggaataaattaaaagaccgttttggaaatcaaaagaaatacagctggataggtgcagattctggaagacctagaaagctttctgtgtaagctgctctataggagtccacaactcaatacgaaagggccaaaaaattagcataaaaggtcccatttaaagaaaaaaaaacaaaatattactgCAAAATgactttcatacatttttaaagaacaatgactgcaaaaacgctcgtcaaagatcctctatgtgacaggagcgctttgctgtttATTCAGAAACTactgcactgtactgtactgtactggagCACGCTAGTATTTCTTAGAAGTCATCACCTTGGCGAGCGAGACGCAGAGGGACTCGCGGCAGGTCCTCAGAAGAGCTTCGCATTCGGGGAGCGACTTGTTGTCTAGTGAGATGCCATTAAtctgaaatgtgaaaaaaaaaacattagaaatatttatataataaaaaatacatgaaaaatcaGACCTTTCAATCGCTCATCGATTTTCATACGTGCATGTAAAcaggaggctttttttttttactcttttgaacaaatattgttttgagaagtgATCCCACCAAGTAACCATCACCAAAATATGACCAGAAATCAAGACAAGACAGtttaaaaaatctgaactatccctttaagagtaaaaaaaaatggagtattCTCTAATGTAGAATCTGCCCAAAATATATTACAACATATTTTGGTTCACATGCATAATTTAATAAGATCCAATACTAAATCTcactttataaaaataataatgttcatttcttaaatattaatttgacAATATATATCATTTGTATTTCATCTGAAGAGAAGGTTTTGATTTTGCACACAGCTGACTTTGCACAGCTGTACATCACattgaccagcagggggcgcaaAATGACCTTTACAGATCCCAGAAATGTCCCTCCCCAGTTGCATACTAACCGCTATCAGCCTGTCCCCGACTGTGAGAGCATTGTCTCTGACGGCTGGACTGCCGGGCGCCAGCGAGGCGACAAACACTCCGCTCTCCACGCCGATGCCGCATTCTGAAAGGAGAATGTCATTAAAAGTCTTTTCAATTGTAACTTCAATAGCAATTTTGTAAATTTAAGGCGTATTTGCAACCTTactaacagttttttttacctttgtgtCCGGCCAGATTTATCTGTACCGGCGTGATGACGCGTCCTCCCATAGATTTCCTCCTGCGGACCACCATATTGATGACGCCTTCGCCGCTCAGCACCGCCTTGATGGCCTGCTTCCTGTCCTTATTGGCCAGGTCCACATTGTTGATCTTCAGCAGCCAGTCGTTCACCCTGCACGGCGGCATACGAATCAACACGTCCGATTCATCACTGTATggatatttaaatttaaatttacctCAATCGTCCCTCTGCAACACTTCCTTTGTCCACTTTACTAACGAACACGCCGCAGTCTCCGGGTAAATACGGATCGTTTAACCCCTCCGCAATATCAAAGCCAAGTGCTTTCAAATCCATGTCCTGAAATCAAACAAAGTTCATGGAACACAAgcgcaaataataataataataataataattcagttcatggcggcacggtggtctaggggttagcgcgcagacctcacagctaggagaccagggttcaatcccaccctcgggcatctctgtgtggagtttgcatgttctccccgtgcatgcgtgggttttctccgggtactccggtttcctcccacattccaaaaacatgctaggttaattagcgactccaaattgtccataggtatgaatgtgagtgtgaatggttgtttgtctatatgtgccctgtgattggctggccaccagtccagggtgtaccccgccttacgcccgaagacagctgggataggctccagcaccccccgcgaccctcgtgaggaaaagcggtagaaaatgaatgaatgaatgaatgcagttcATCGCCGACTCACTCTGCGCTTCTCAAACTCTACAACTTCCGTCTCCCATTCAACCGAGTCCATATCGATGGCGGAATCGTGCGAGCTGTGAGCCATCAGATGACGAAACCGCGCCTCCTTTTCCAACTGGTCCTCCATTTTTTCCCTgcggaagacaaaaaaaacaacattgagtaCGGTTTATTTGCAGTTAATGAGGAGGATAGTGTTTGCAAAATGACtacaggcaagaggcggggtacacgctggactggtggccagccaatcacagggcacatatagtcaaacaaccattcacactcacattcatgcatgAATATGCATTgactgcacggggagaacatgcaaactccacacagagatggccgagggtggaattgaactcgggtcttctagctgtgaggcctgcacgctaaccactcctccaccgtgcagcctctataCAAACATGTGAGACCAAATCCTTTATGAAGTGGTTTGCCGTTTTTTAAGGAACTACTGCAAAtcagtagtcaaagatcttcaatGTGACAGCAGTGTGGTTctctttttaaagaaataaacgcaaaaaaaataaaaatagtcaaagattgtctaggCAACAGGAGAGCTCTGTTGTTTAAGAAactacatgcaaaaaaaaaacaagttaaaaatcctctttatgacagaggtttgctgtttttaaggaccaattgcaaaaatactgatccaagattctctatatgaccaaagagctttgctgtttttaagaaactaatgcaaaaaaaaaataaaaccacaagtcaaagatcctatgaCAACAACAGTTTATAAGTTtataaggatctactgcaaaaaatgtacTCCAAGATCCTCTACTTGACAGTAGAAGTCTGTTGTTTTTgaagacctactgcaaaaaaagtctggtcaaagatcctctatgtgagaGGAGAGATCTGCTCTTTTTAAAAGGacctattgcaaaaatattAGTCACAGTCTGGTCACGTGCTGTCCACGGACTACCGGTTGGACATCCCTACTTCTCAAGTCGATGTACGGTCCTGAGACGTAATTCCGAACGACTCACTTCAGCTCCTTGAGCTCACGCGCAGCATCGTTCTTCTGCTTCCTGGTGTCATCCAGGTTCCTCAGCACGTCTGCCAGGTCGCTCACAGCCCTGTCCCTCTCTCGCCTCAGGTTGTCACACAACGTACTAGCGAGTGGATAAAAAGAtaacaaaatattaatacatttattgatATGAATGGAGTGTCGTTTCTTCTGCATCCTCACCGTACGCTTTCCCTCTCTGCCACTATCTTATCCCTCTCCTGGAAGGCCCAATCCCGTCGACACTTGGCCACCTCCGCCTCCTGCAAGGCCTCCTTCAGCTCCTGGCTGATGGCCTCGTACTGCTTCCTCAGCATCTCAATCTCCTTGTTGGCTCTCTCCATGTCCAGAGTGGCCGAGTCTTGTTTCTGGAAGAGAAACAGCTCTTTCGAGTCTTCTCGACTTTTGCTTTTACGGTGATGGATTTATTTGTTACAATGAAGTGCATCACTCCCATTAACATGGAGGAGAAACtatatttactcatttctaacaTAGTCCACAGCACCGCATAAGACCAGCTCTCACGCAATATGAATGATGTTGAATAATCTTCACTATTTAACACTTTTAATGCACATCATCAAAAGTGCCTATTTGTTCATCTAATGCACACAGAACAACAAACAACTTTATGTTGTAGCGTAGCCTCTTTTGTACTGTACTGCCGGTTGGCTGTGATTGTTCACATGAGGCATTAGATGGCATTACGTAAATGTCAGTGTTCAACGCTAATGTAGTaatattggggtttttttgttgtttttttttaattcacgtACCCCTTATGGCAatccccactttgggaacctatgaattaaaaaaataaaaaaatgacaaaaaaaagtatattgcaAGAATGTCCAAAATTAAAGTAATCGGGGgccatttaattttttaatttaattttatttatttttttcagttttaatttTGTTCAACGCTAATGtagtaatgctgttttttttttgtttgtttttttaaattcacgTACCCCTTATGGCAATCCCCACTTTGAGAACCtaggaattaaaaaaattaaaaaatgacaaaaaaaaaaaagtatattgcaAGGATGTCCAAAATTAAAGTAATCGGGggccatttaatttttttatttaattttatttatttttttaattttttcagttttaatttTGTTCAACGCTAATGtagtaatgctgttttttttttgtttgtttttttaaattcacgTACCCCTTATGGCAatccccactttgggaacctaggaattaaaaaaaataaaaaatgacaaaaaaaagtatattgcaAGGATGTCCAAAATTAAAGTAATCGGgggtcatttaatttttttatttaattttatttatttatttttttcagttttaatttTGTTCAACGCTAATGtagtaatgctgtttttttttgtttgttttttttaattcacgtACCCCTTATGGCAATCCCCACTTTGAGAACCtaggaattaaaaaaattaaaaaatgacaaaaaaaaaaagtatattgcaAGGATGTCCAAAATTAAAGTAATCAGGggccatttaatttttttatttaattttatttattttttttaattttttcagttttaatttTGTTCAACGCTAATGtagtaatgctgttttttttttttaaattcacgtACCCCTTATGGCAATCCCCACTTTGAGAACCtaggaattaaaaaaattaaaaaatgacaaaaaaaagtatattgcaAGGATGTCCAAAATTAAAGCAATCGGGgtccatttaatttttttatttaatttaattaattttttttcagttttaattttgtttaagaaatgctaaaaaaaatacataatattgtttttagtATAGCAACagttttcttattatattacaCCTTTGtactatttttaatgttattaaaaaaataataatatttttgtctcCCCAATGctgctatttttaattttattattttaattatattttatttaatttgtatgtGTGTCACAATACCTagtgagattaaaaaataaaatgtcttgtTGGCACCAGGCCTCTAACTATAAAGGTTTCAGCACCCTGGGATGTTTGTTCCataaaacaacagcatgaatggagtgagcccatTTCAGAGTGTAACCTAGTAGAAATTACAATAAGCATGTATTGTCAAATGTAACGTTTCTGTTGTATTATTCCCTAAAAGCAGTCGCTGCCAATGAGTGTCTCGGTCCTCGTCCTACAAAACTTAACGTGAAACGCTTGTTTTGGGTGATTTGCCGCAGTTGCAAGTGGGTCAGCTGTAGTGTAATTACACACAAATCTCTCAGCGCTTTCCCTctaaacagaaaataaacacagcgtTAGGGAGAGCAGTAATTACGCTCATGGCTAAACTGACTCCTATTGAGGATGGATTTAGCTTTTCCGAATTAATCGCTGATCGTTTGTAATACAAGAATGTGAACATAATGTGCGGAACCGTGCCAGCAGCTtagaaaaatgaaacatttatgaCTATTATATGAGATGGGATGAAAGGATTATTGTCCTCGTAATAAATCAATCCCgtcatttgtaaataataataataataataaatctccCGTCTGTCTGGGCTACCTGTCTGGCCTGATAATACTCCCGGAGCAGCTGGTCCCGCTGGATGATGGCCTCGGTCCTCTCTTTGCGGGCCACGTCGCGCTCCTCGCGCACCGTCTTGATGTCCTTGCAGGCCTGGCTCAGCTCCTTCTGGGCCTCGGCCTTGTCCTTCACCTCGTGGCAGTACTTCTCCAGCAGCTCGTTCTTCTCGCAGATGGCCCGGTCTCTGTCCATGAGGGATGAGGCCAGTTCCTGGCACGGCACAAGAAGTGGACTTTTATTTTGGTAGGCACATGAATGCAGACATTACATCCTTTTGAAAGATGGAATCTAcattattcatcattttttttcccccatcaagGTTCACCACATTTTCTAAGCAGccatcaaaatgaaaaaaaacgagaaaCGAATGGTTGCAGACAGCCACAACGTATCCCGCCTGGCATCCAAAAATTGTTGGATAAAAGTTACATTATTAAAGTCATTACTCCAAACATGTATAATCCATGAGAATTagcatgcaaaaacaaaaagaaacagaaaatgcatgattgtagacaaccacaatgtatcccacaaGGCTGAATGGTACAAAGTAGGGTGcgcatttaaaaaacatatattaatacgtatacagtacatatactgcaATACAACACTGAGATGGGTggcgcggtggtcgagtggttagcgcggagacctcacagctagaagacctcgggttcaattccaccctcggccatctctgtgtggagtttgcatgttctcctcgtgcatgcgtggtattccggtttccatcccacattccaaaaacatgctaggttaattgtccataggtatgaatgtgagtgtgaatggttgtttgactatatcagccctgtgattggctggcgaccagtccggggtgtaccccgcctctcgccccaagacagctgggataggctccagcaacccccgcgaccctcgtgaggaaaaagcggtcgaaaaaatgaatgaatgagacctccgccaaggctaaACAATGCTAATTTGGATTAGCATTTCCTATGACTCCATTATTCACTATTCTTCTGTCACTCC includes the following:
- the LOC131109865 gene encoding disks large homolog 5-like isoform X6, with product MEPQHRELLEKCHQNLAESVTDAEQLVEVLSHGGTLSPAERLELAAGSTYSVLSTMPSDSESSSSLSSAGTPTPASSPPLTHMDSNRAHDKMDTVLFQLRHVTQERDELRKRLALSSPGSTFDDCRPNSKAGHDYERLKLQCMTAMADLQSLQNQHSTTLKRCEEAVKKADFYHTLHSRLAGEHGQLKEELEALRLDNVQLVREHNHAKQACEELRRLRDDDRREVADMRMLHQQVMKEGSTDALNKLYDSAVDKLEAVRSDYDGLRKLYNEKTASHNADLSRLDHLEEENHHLQKQLDMLMKQRDAAIHYQQQYSSSIRRFDNTQQELSKAAAQNLELQREMERLQSEATRFKTQQLKAAKECDKYKEERDSVINEYRLIMSERDQVIKEVERLQTGLEVAEAKLKNTSSERRVANEELEALRQELASSLMDRDRAICEKNELLEKYCHEVKDKAEAQKELSQACKDIKTVREERDVARKERTEAIIQRDQLLREYYQARQKQDSATLDMERANKEIEMLRKQYEAISQELKEALQEAEVAKCRRDWAFQERDKIVAERESVRTLCDNLRRERDRAVSDLADVLRNLDDTRKQKNDAARELKELKEKMEDQLEKEARFRHLMAHSSHDSAIDMDSVEWETEVVEFEKRRDMDLKALGFDIAEGLNDPYLPGDCGVFVSKVDKGSVAEGRLRVNDWLLKINNVDLANKDRKQAIKAVLSGEGVINMVVRRRKSMGGRVITPVQINLAGHKECGIGVESGVFVASLAPGSPAVRDNALTVGDRLIAINGISLDNKSLPECEALLRTCRESLCVSLAKFLPQSCSGQSLFESARDSAPRLQPCDVHARNCHNSKHACSKHNCSTQTDGCTCEEACRHPSNPDDDDGGGCVRQHKPFSEDSLHSRSPSEPLAELCYRRQNSHHCPFSFTPVLPGCAPPSGKAGGGTWPKVIAGASMPECAQLSIYKRTKQRKSIFDTNTFRRPDGPPKLDYMSLSQLSKHSPQGSLVESTQAPPTPPARSDSFRFKHSQQNSSVSESTLRESPTRGSSPVMEGEAGQTLYYVAPPQREGKMQMEEDRPQHREPEKRRYRPKSAPARGRNVTPLHIPVPMQVQSFSNDEHSPEPMDLLRFSPMRNNRYSMHFAPPSYNSVVAHAAQRGLTPCSAKTAVIRNPVYTTWSHETSNCPPSPTSNKHMYSHASPQHQGRHSVDLNYKLTGDAGESNSSQAPHNTHSLPSRLGSLSALQFKAERIKITPICYPGSTGSDLGSRCLSECSSPTTPPKSPATLDTSSFASSQSTNSISTQLRISVSPAPVGDGRKDGPYLEEPRNVTVQKGAEPLGISIVSGENGGVFVSKVTAGSIAYQAHLEYGDQLLEFNGINLRNANEQQARLVIGQQCDTVTILAQYNPHMFQLGNHSLSSSRMESISKQPTPQDSGANTPDDRSVGDALGGTVTSSSKQTTPATSPHTSFRLPSSGLRRSAEPRLVKLKRIQTELGVHICGGNLYGIFVENLDEDSPAKTPDGLRPGDLILEYNGVSMKNKTKEEAYIELIKPAETATFKVKNCADELAAAKEIPGDGFFIRTLYERVADAEQELSFKKDDILYVEDTLPNGNFDYWIAWQLDEKAQKLEKGQIPGKYMMDQEFYRRHGMADMKDDGGGGKTMSAAARKSFFRRRLKHKRNGSKDGKDLMLGDAVMSDYLPITEDGTSLLYQRVQKVECLAPRPVLILGPLAEASKDMLVNEAPDRFCRCLPEIMKASQQAIERGVKDCVFIDYKRRSGHFDVTTVASIKEITEQDSHCLLDIAPHAIERLHSVHIYPIVIFIRYKNAKQIKEQKDPQYLRDKLSQKLSKEQFESAQKTEQDYSRFFTGVVQGGSVSFICTQIAAIVEQEQNKVVWIPDGAP